GTGCGCCAGCACGTCGGCGACGTCGGCGCGCGGGACGCCGCCGCGTCCGGTCCGCTTGGCCAGCAGCACCCGGCCGGTGCCCGGGTCGTCGGTCAGCCAGCCGGGGCGCAGGATCGTCCAGTCCAGCCCGGAGCGCACCACCAGCGCGGCATCGGCCGCCCCCTTGGCCCGGAGGTAGGCCGCGAAGCCCTCGTCGGTGTCCGGGGCCGGCTCGCGGTCCGCGCCCATCGAGGACAGCTGCACGAAGCGGCGCACCCCGGCCCGTTCCGCCGCGTCGGCGAAGCGGACCGCGCCGAGGTGGTCGATCTCCTCGGTCCGGCCGACGCCCCCCTTGCCCCCGGCGCCGGCCGCGAACACCGCCGCGTCCGCCCCGGCCAGGACCGCGGCCAGCTCCTCCACCGTGGCGGTCTCCAGGTTGCAGTGGACCGGCTCGGCCCCGGCCTCCCGCACGTCCTCCTGCTGCTCCGGCTTCCGGACCAGGCCGACCGGGCTGTCCCCCCGGTCGGCGAGCAGCCGCTCCAGCAGCAGGGCGATCTGACCGTGTCCACCCGCGATGACGATGCGCATGGAACCGACGATAGGAGCCGACCGGGGGCGCCGCACCCGGTGGTACCGCACCCGGTGCAGCCGCCGGATACGGTGCCCGGACGACGCCCGGCCCCACCCCGGGTTTGTACCGTGGGCGGATGGCAGCGAACGGATGGTGGCGCCGGGTGTCCCCCGGCCGGGCGGTGGTGCTGGACGCCGTGGCGGCGCTGCTGGTGTTCGGGCTGCTGCTGGCCGCCGCCGCGATGGCGGCCCGGCCCTCGCGGCACGTGCTGCCGACGCTGGACTCGCTGCACCCCGCCGCCGTCGTCCTGGCCGCCGCCTCCTGCGGGACCCTGCTGCTGCGCCGGCACCGGCCCTGGGGCGCGCTGGCGCTGTCCCTGGTCTGCGGCGTGCTCTACGCCCTGGCCGGCTACACCATGAACCCGTTGCTGATGCTCCCGACGGTGGTCGCGCTCTACACCGTGGCCGTCAGCACCGACCGCCGTACCGCCTGGGGCACCGCGGCCGGCTCGGTGGCGGTGCTGGTCGGCGCCGGGATCGCGCTCGGCCCGGAGACATGGCTGCAGCCGCAGAACTTCAGCGTGCTCGCCTGGGCCGGGACGGCGGCGGCCGTCGGCGACGCGGTGCGCTCCCGGCGCGCCTACATCGCCGCCGTCGAGGAGCGGGCCGAGCGCGCCGAACGCACCCGCGAGGAGGAGGCCGGCCGCCGGGTCGCCGAGGACCGGATCCGGATAGCCCGCGAGCTGCACGACGTGGTCGCCCACCACATCGCGCTGATCAATGCCCAGGCCGGGGTCGCCGTCCACCTCGCCGGCGAGATCCCGGCGCCGGTCCTCGCCGCGCTGGAACACATCCGGGACGCCAGCCACGAGGCACTGCAGGAGCTCAAGGCGACGGTGGGGCTGCTCCGGGCCTCCGACGAGTCCGGCGTGCCGCTGGAGCCCGCTCCCGGCGTCGCCCAGCTGCCCGAGCTGCTGGCCTCCTTCGCCCGCGCCGGGCTGGCCGTCAGCCTGGAGCAGCAGGGCGAGGTCAGGCCGCTGCCGCCGGCCGTGGACCTGACCGCGTTCCGGATCGTCCAGGAGTCGCTGACCAACGTCAGCAAGCACGCCGGGGTGCCCACCGCCCGGGTGCAGCTCTTCTTCGGGCCCGAGCAGCTGGCCATCCGGGTCGAGGACGACGGCCGCACCGCGCCGATGCGCAGCAGCTACCTGGACCAGGGGCAGGGCCACGGGCTGACCGGCATGGGCGAGCGGGCGGCGGTCGTCGGCGGCACGCTGAGCGCCGGACGCGACCCCTGGGGCGGGTTCCGGGTCGCGGCCGACCTACCCTTGCGTCCGGTGGCGAGGGGAGCCGAGACATGACCATCCGGGTGCTGCTGGCCGACGACCAGGCCCTGCTGCGGGGCACCTTCCGCATGCTGATCGACTCGACGCCGGACATGGAGGCGGTCGGCGAGGCCGCCGACGGCCGCGAGGCGGTGGAGCTGGCCGGGCCGCTCCGGGCCGACGTGCTGCTGATGGACATCCGGATGCCGGGCCTGGACGGCCTGGCCGCGACCCGGCTGATCTGCGCCGACCCGGAGCTGTCCGGGGTCCGGGTGCTGATCCTGACCACCTTCGAGTTCGACGAGTACGTGGCGGAGGCGCTGCGCGCCGGGGCCAGCGGCTTCCTCGGCAAGGGCATGCGCCCCGAGGAGCTGCTGGAGGCGATCCGCACGGTCGCGGCCGGTGACTCGCTGCTCTCCCCCTCCGCCACCCGCACCCTGATCACCCGGTTCCTGGCGCAGCCGCAGCGCGCGGACGCGACCGCCGGCGCGGACCCGGCCCGGCTGGACGTGCTGACGCCGCGCGAGCGCGACCTGATGGCGCTGGTCGCCCTCGGCCACTCCAACGACGAGATCGCCGAGCGGCTCCTCCTCAGCCCGCTGACGGTGAAGACGCACGTCAACCGGGCGATGACCAAGCTCGGCGCCCGCGACCGGGCCCAGCTGGTGGTCATCGCCTACCAGTGCGGCCTGGTGCTGCCCGGCGCCCGCTGAGCCGCCCCTGGGGCCGTCCCTCAGGGGCGCCCGCCTACTTCAGGAGGAGAACCGGCTCCGGTCTACTACGCCCGTGGTAGGACCGGGACGCTGCCGCAGGGGGACGCGCCGGGGTGCCCGGCACGGAAGGCTGGGGAGCATGAACGGACTCCCGCGATGATCGTAGCCAGCAACCTCACCAAGCGTTACGGCGACAAGACCGCTGTGAACGACCTGTCGTTCACCATCCGCCCCGGCATCGTCACCGGCTTCCTCGGCCCCAACGGCGCCGGCAAGTCGACCACGATGCGCATGATCATGGGTCTGGACGCGCCGACGCAGGGCAGCGTCACCGTCAACGGCAAGCGCTACGCCGACCATGCCGCGCCGCTGCACGAGGTCGGCGCGCTGCTGGAGGCCAAGGCCATCCACACCGGTCGTTCCGCCCGGAACCACCTGCTGGCGCTGGCCGCGACCACCGGCATCGGAGCCCGCCGGGTGGACGAGGTGATCGAGCTGGTCGGTCTGACCGAGGTGGCCCGCAAGCGGGCCGGCGGCTTCTCGCTGGGCATGGGGCAGCGGCTGGGCATCGCCTCCGCGCTGCTCGGCGACCCGGCCACGGTCCTACTGGACGAGCCGGTCAACGGCCTCGACCCGGAGGGCATCCTCTGGATCCGCAACCTGCTCAAGGGCCTGGCCTCGGAGGGCCGCACGGTCTTCGTCTCCTCGCACCTGATGAGCGAGATGGCGCTGACCGCCGAACACCTGATCGTCGTGGGACGCGGCAAGCTCATCGCCGACACCTCGGTCGCCGACTTCACCCGCAGCGCCTCCCGCAACGTCGTCCGGGTCCGTTCCCCGCACGCCGAGAAGCTGCGCTCGCTGCTGGTCGGCCCGGACGTCACGGTGGACGCCGTGGAGCCGGGCACGTTCGAGGTCACCGGCCTGGACAGCGACCGGATCGGCACCGTCGCCGCCGAGAACGGCGTCACCCTGTTCGAGCTCGCGCCGCAGCAGGCCTCCCTGGAGGAGGCGTTCATGGAACTCACCCGGGACGCCGTCGAGTACCACGCCAGCACCACCGTCGCCGCCCACGGCGGCGCGCCGGTCGGCACCGGAAGGAGCACGTCATGAGCACCGCCACCGCGCCCGACGCGACCGTGAAGGCCTCGTTCGCCAAGGGGCAGGGCAAGGTGACCCAGGCGCGAGTGATCAACTCCGAGTGGATCAAACTACGCACCCTGCGCTCCACCCCGATCACTCTGCTGGTGGCCGTCCTCATCATGGTCGGCCTGAACCCGCTGATCACTTGGGCGAACGCCAGCCACGGCGGCGGCCACGGCGACGCCGTCAACGGCGCGGAGCTCAGCCTGGGCCTGTACATCCTGGCCCAGTTGGCCGTCGGCGTGCTCGGCGTGCTGATCGTCAGTGGCGAGTACAGCACCGGGATGATCCGTGCCAGCCTCTCCGCCGTGCCCAAGCGGCTGCCGGTGCTGTGGGCCAAGGCGATCGTCTACGCCGTGGTCGTGCTGGTCGTGATGACGATCGCCTGCCTCGGCGCGTTCTACGGCGGCCAGGCGATCCTGTCCCACTACGACCGGGCCGTGACCCTCACCGATCCCGGTGTGGCGCGGGTGGTCTTCGGAACCGGGCTCTACCTCACGTTCGTGGGCCTGCTCGGCATCGGCCTCGGCGCGCTGATCCGCAATGCGGCGGGTGCCATCGCCGTGCTGGTCGGCATCCTCTGGGTGGTGCCGATCCTCGCGCACCTGCTGCCTTCGAGCTGGGCCCCCCACATCGTTCCCTACCTTCCCAGCAACGCCGGTAGCGCGATGCTCTCGGTGGTGCCGGACCCGACGATGATGTCCCCCTGGAGCGGGTTCGCCCTCTTCGCCGGCTACGCGGTGGCCCTGCTGGCGGTCGCCGGCCTGCTGCTGAAGCGCCGCGACGCCTGACCCGTCCCACCGTTCCTCTGCCGGAACACCACAGCGCTGCGCCCCCGGACCTTCGTCCGGGGGCGCAGCGCTGTTCGGTGCTGTCCGAGCGTCAGAAACGGCCCGCGAAGGTCGGGGCGTAGTCGCTGATGGTGTCGATCTTGACACCGGCGCTCGGGTTGGCGGCCTCGACGTAGGAGCCGTTGCCGATGTAGATGGCGACGTGGTACGCGTTGGCGGCGGTGCCGTCGGTGGACCAGAACAGCAGGTCACCGGGCTGGAGGGCGTTCATCGAGACCGGGGTCGCGGCGGCGGCCTGATCCTCGCTGGTGCGCGGGATGCTGATGCCGGCCTGGGCCAGCGCGGCCTGGGTCAGGCCCGAGCAGTCCCAGGTGTTCGGGCCGGTGCCGCCGTAGACGTAGGCGTCGCCGACCTGCGCCTGGGCGAAGGCGATGGCCGCGGCCATGCCGCTGCTGCTCGCGGTCGAGGAGCTGCTGCTGCTCGTGCTGGTCGTGGTCGTGGTGGCGGCCGGGGCACTGGTGCTGCTGGTGGTGCTGTCGGACGAGGAGCTGGAGGAGCTGTCCGAGGCGGACCAGTTGGAGCTGCCGGCGCTGTAGCTGGAGCCGGAGCCGGAGTTGGAGCTGTCCAGGTTCGCGCTGCCGGAGACCGTGTCGGAGGAGGTGGTGGCGCCGGTCGCGGCGGTGCGGCCGGACAGGGCCAGGCGCTCGCCCGGGTAGATCAGGTCCGGACCCTGGGTGAGGACCGAGCGGTTGAGGGCGTAGAGCCGCTGCCAGCCACCGTTGACGTCGTGGTCGGCGGCGATGGTGGAGAGCCAGTCGCCCGCGAGCACGGTGTAGTACGAGGCGGTGGTGGTGTCGGCGGCCCGGGTGCCGCTCGCCGAGGTGGGGGCGGCGACGGCGGCCGGGGCGGTCGCCGGGGCGGAGGCAGGAGCGGCGGCCGGGGCCGTGGCGGAGGCGGTGTTGGCGGTGATCATCGGAACGGCGAGGCTGACGATGCCGGCGAGGCCGACACCGGCGAAGAGGCGCTGCTTGGTGGTGCGCCGGGCCTTGACGGCCCGGTGGCGACCGGTGCCGGCGGTGGAACCGGTACGGCCGTTGGTCTCATGGGTGCTCGAAGGCAGCATGTTGAAGCGGTCCTCTCCCACGCCTGCGAGGTGAGCTGTCGGATTCGGGCTGGAGTTGCCCGGCCGTGCTGAGCACGGCTTCACCCCAAGCCGCGACTGTGAGATCGCGGCGACTTACCTGGTTCCCCCGCCCCTGCCGTGGTGCGGTGCCGATGTGCCACAGCCTCCGGCGGCAGGACTCGGCGTTCCGGAGGCGTTGGTTCCGCATAAGTGCGAACGGACCGAACGCTAGGCAGATTGTGCTTGAAACTACAACTCGGTGTGAGCCTACTCACATACAAACCGGAATAAAAAGGGCTTCGGCTGCCCAGATGCTGCCGTGACAAGGCAGACCTAATGTCGTTGTTGTCCATATATAAAGGGATGGGAGCCACCGACCATGACAGGTACGGCAGCAGACCCCGGGACAACGTCCAAGAGCCTCGCCCCCGACGGCCGGGGCGAGAACCACCGCTGGTGGGTGCTGGCCGTGATCGGCCTGGCCCAGCTGATGGTGGTGCTCGACGCAACCATCGTGAACATCGCCCTGCCGTCCGCGCAGAAGGACCTCGGCTTCAGCAACGGCAACCGCCAGTGGATCGTCACCGCCTACGCCCTCGCCTTCGGCAGCCTGCTGCTGCTCGGCGGGCGGATCGCCGACCTGGTGGGCCGCAAGCGGGTCTTCCTGATCGGACTGGCGGGCTTCTCCGTCGCCTCCGCCATCGGCGGGGCCGCGCCCAGCTTCGAGGTGCTGGTCATCGCCCGCGCCCTGCAGGGGGCCTTCGGCGCGCTGCTGGCGCCCGCCGCACTCTCCCTGCTGACGACGACCTTCACCGACTCCGCAGAGCGCGCCAAGGCGTTCGGCATCTACGGCGCCATCGCCGGCACCGGCGGCGCCGTCGGCCTGCTGCTCGGCGGGCTGCTCACCGAGTACCTGGACTGGCGCTGGTGCCTGTACGTCAACCTGCTGCTGGCCGTGCTCGCCATCATCGGCGCGGTCCGGCTGCTGCACGCCGGCCGGCCGGCCGACCCGCCCAAGCTGGACATCCCCGGCACGGTCGTGGTCTCACTGGGCCTGTTCGGGCTGGTCTACGGCTTCTCCAACGCCGAGACCCACTCCTGGAGCTCCGTCGGCACCTGGGGCTTCCTGGCCGCCGGGGTGCTGCTGCTCGCCGTCTTCGCCTGGTGGCAGACGCGCACGCCGCATCCGCTGCTGCCGTTGCGGGTGGTGCTCGACCGGAACCGGGGCGCGTCCTTCCTGGCGATGTTCCTGGCCGGCGCCGGGATGTTCGGGGTCTTCCTGTTTCTGACCTACTACCTGCAGCAGTCGCTGCTCTACTCGCCGGTCAAGACCGGACTGGCCTTCCTGCCGATGGTCGCCGTGATGATCGTCACCTCGGTCACCGCCACCAACAAGCTGGTGCCCAGGCTGGGCGCCAAGCCGATCGTGCCGGTCGGCATGCTGCTCGGCGCCTGCGCGATGGCCTGGCTCACCAGGCTCGACCTGAACAGCACCTACGCCGCCGACGTGATGCCGCCGCTGCTGGTGCTCGGCCTCGGCCTCGGCCTGATCTTCGCCCCGGCGATGTCGCTGGCCACGGCCGGGGTCGAGCCGCACGACGCGGGCGTCGCCTCGGCCACCGTCAACACCAGTCAGCAGGTGGGCGGTTCGATCGGCACCTCGCTGCTGAACACCCTGGCCACCAGCGCCGCCACCGCCTACCTGGTCGGCCGGGCGCACACCTCGGCCAACACCGCCCAGGCGCAGCTGCACAGTTACTCGACCGCCTACTGGTGGTCGGCCGGGTTCTTCCTGTTCGGGATGGTGGTCTGCGGCCTGCTCTACCCGGTGGGCCGACCCCGGATCAATCCGGAGAACGCGGACGCCCCCATCCACATGTGACCTCCGTCAGACGTGGATGGGGGCGCGGCGGGTGGCCCCGGTGTCAGCCGAGGCGGGTGAGCCGGGTCCCGTAGGAGGGCTCGGCCAGGTCGGACTGGAGGTTTATCGGGATCCGCTGGGCGCTGACCCCGGTGCCGACGACCAGCTCGCCGACGCCGTCGCCGGCCCGGCCGGTGCGCGGCAGCACCCCGCCCGTCGCCTCCAGCGAGACCGGCACCGAGGTGCCGGACCAGCCGATCACGTTCACGTCCTTGGACGCCACCACCGGCGTCCGGCCGCCCTCGCCGTCGTCCACGTAGCCGACGACCTCGCCCTGGTGCACCAGGATGTGCGACTGGAGCACGCCCTCAGCGCTGACCAGCAGCTTCTTGCTGGTCGCCATGACGTTGTCGAGGATGCCGAAGGTCGAGCTCAGGGCCGGCTGCCCCAACGTCACACCGAGCACGGTCTGGGTGGTCCCGCCGATCTTGACCTGCGCCGCCCACATCAGGCAGCCCAGCGCCGCCGAGTCGGAACCGGTCTTGACCCCGATCACGCCGTTGGCGCCGAGCAGCTTGTTGGTGTTGTAGGTCAGCGGGTTCTCCGGCGGCGAGAACGACTGGGTGCTCACGATCTCCCGGAAGACCGGCGTCTCCATGACCACCTTGGCCAGCTTGAGCTGGTCGGCGGCGGTGCTCTTGGTGGTGTCCTCCAGACCGCTGGGGTCGGTGTAGGTGGTCTGCGACATCCCCAGCGCCGTCGCCTCGGCCTGCATCTTGGCGACGAAGGCGGCGTCGGTGCCCGCGTCCCAGCGGCCGAGCAGCCGGGCGACGTTGTTGGCCGAGGGGATCAGCAGCATCTGCAGGGCCTGGTACTCGGTCAGCTGCTCGTTCGCGCTGACCTTCATCACCGACTCCCCGCCGGCCGTGCCGTTGGTGTAGTCGGTCACCGCCTGCTGGTCGACGGTGATCACCGGGCCCTGCTGGCCGACGGCCAGCGGGTGGTCCTTGAGGATCAGATGGGCCGTCATCACCTTGGTCACGCTGGCGATCGGCACGGCGGTCTCCGCGCCGTTCTGGCCCAGTGAGCCGAGGCCGTCGACCTCCACCGCCGACTGTCCCGCCGTCGGCCAGGACAGGGCCGGTGCAGAGCCGCCGAAGGTGTACTCCGAGGCGGCGGTCAGCCGCAGTTGCGGCGTCGGCAGCGGGCGCAGCACCTGGACCACCGCGAGCACCGCCAGGACGACGCAGAGCAGGCCGCCCCAGAGGGCGGTCCGCTTGGCCGCGCGGCGCAGCGGGGTCATCGGCCGGCGACTGAGCGTCGCCAGGAGCTCCAGCGCCTCGGAGGTGGTCTCCGGGCTGCCTTCCGGGGCCGGGCCCGCCCCCGGTCCGACTCCCTGTCCGACTCCCGGTCCGGGGGCTGGTTCCAGAGCCGGTTCCGGAGCCGGTTCCGGGGCCGGGATCGGCACGGCGTCGAACGCCCGCAGATAGGCCGGGTTGAGGGCGGCGGCCGGAGCGGACTGCTCCACCGGCTCTTCGGGCTCGGCGGCCGGGTCGTCGACCTCGTCCGGGTCCAGCCGGAAGCCGCGGAACTGGCGCAGGGTCTGGGTCGGCGGGTCGTAGGGGACGCGCAGGGCGGTGGTGGGCTCGTCGAGGGTGGCCGCGTGCTCGGACTCGCCGCGGGCGCCGACCCCGCTCAGCTCCAGCACGGCCCCGCGCGGGGCGTCCTCGGCGTCGGCGGCTTCGTCTGCGGCGTCGGCCTCGTCAGCGGCGGGCTCGGCGTCCCCGGCAGCGTCGCCCCCGGCAGCGGCGCCCCCGGCGTCGACGTCCTCGGCGGCGTCCGCGGCCTCGGCGGCGGGCTCCTCGGCCGCGTCGTCGTCGGGCTCCGGGACGGCCTCGGCCTCCGGGGCGGCGTCAGCCTCCGGCGCGGCGGCCTCGGCGGCGGTCCCGTCCGGCTCCGGCGCAGCCGTCTCCGCGGACGCTGTCTCCGCGGACGGCGTCTCGGCGCGGGTGGCTGTCGGAGTGGGCTCCGCGGCGGATGCCGACCCCCGCGTGTCCTCGTTCCGCTCCGCCCTGTCGGGGGACTCGCCCACGTAACCCAGCCTCCTCGTGTGTGTCCTGTTTGGTGTGCCCGATGGGCGCGCGGCATCCGCGCGCCGACCCCAGTTTCCTGCACGCCCGCCGCATCCCGCGCACACGATGCCCCGTACCGGCGTTTCCCCTGGGACGACAGCCACTGCTGAGGCAGACGTGGACTTCGTCCGGGTGGTTCCGGAGATCACGTTGTCGTGTCACTCTCGAGGCACCCTCGACAGCAGGGTGTGAGAGGCGTCACTCTGTCTTCATCCACGCGGGGAGGCTTGGATGGGCAAGAGCCGCAGAACAATTCCCGAGGAACTGTTGTTGCTCGCACTGGACCCGGCAACCGGGACCACCGCGCAACCGCAGACCCTTGACCTCGGACTGGCCGGGGCACAGCTCGTCGAGCTGGCCATGGCCGGGAGAATAGTCCCGAACGGGGACCGGATCGCCGTGGTGAACCCACGGCCGACCGGTGACCCGACACTGGACCACGCCCTCGAACTGCTGCGCCGTCGCGGCAGTGCGGTGCGTGCCGTTCACTGGATCGGTGGGCCCCGACTGGGGCTGCGCCAGACGTACCTTGCGCACCTGGAGCGGTGCGAGATGGTGCGGGCGGTGCCGGGCCAGGTGTGCGGAGTGCTTCCGACGACGCGCTACCAGGCGTCCGACGACTGC
The Streptacidiphilus albus JL83 genome window above contains:
- a CDS encoding ABC transporter permease subunit, encoding MSTATAPDATVKASFAKGQGKVTQARVINSEWIKLRTLRSTPITLLVAVLIMVGLNPLITWANASHGGGHGDAVNGAELSLGLYILAQLAVGVLGVLIVSGEYSTGMIRASLSAVPKRLPVLWAKAIVYAVVVLVVMTIACLGAFYGGQAILSHYDRAVTLTDPGVARVVFGTGLYLTFVGLLGIGLGALIRNAAGAIAVLVGILWVVPILAHLLPSSWAPHIVPYLPSNAGSAMLSVVPDPTMMSPWSGFALFAGYAVALLAVAGLLLKRRDA
- a CDS encoding MFS transporter; translated protein: MTGTAADPGTTSKSLAPDGRGENHRWWVLAVIGLAQLMVVLDATIVNIALPSAQKDLGFSNGNRQWIVTAYALAFGSLLLLGGRIADLVGRKRVFLIGLAGFSVASAIGGAAPSFEVLVIARALQGAFGALLAPAALSLLTTTFTDSAERAKAFGIYGAIAGTGGAVGLLLGGLLTEYLDWRWCLYVNLLLAVLAIIGAVRLLHAGRPADPPKLDIPGTVVVSLGLFGLVYGFSNAETHSWSSVGTWGFLAAGVLLLAVFAWWQTRTPHPLLPLRVVLDRNRGASFLAMFLAGAGMFGVFLFLTYYLQQSLLYSPVKTGLAFLPMVAVMIVTSVTATNKLVPRLGAKPIVPVGMLLGACAMAWLTRLDLNSTYAADVMPPLLVLGLGLGLIFAPAMSLATAGVEPHDAGVASATVNTSQQVGGSIGTSLLNTLATSAATAYLVGRAHTSANTAQAQLHSYSTAYWWSAGFFLFGMVVCGLLYPVGRPRINPENADAPIHM
- a CDS encoding ATP-binding cassette domain-containing protein, which translates into the protein MIVASNLTKRYGDKTAVNDLSFTIRPGIVTGFLGPNGAGKSTTMRMIMGLDAPTQGSVTVNGKRYADHAAPLHEVGALLEAKAIHTGRSARNHLLALAATTGIGARRVDEVIELVGLTEVARKRAGGFSLGMGQRLGIASALLGDPATVLLDEPVNGLDPEGILWIRNLLKGLASEGRTVFVSSHLMSEMALTAEHLIVVGRGKLIADTSVADFTRSASRNVVRVRSPHAEKLRSLLVGPDVTVDAVEPGTFEVTGLDSDRIGTVAAENGVTLFELAPQQASLEEAFMELTRDAVEYHASTTVAAHGGAPVGTGRSTS
- a CDS encoding sensor histidine kinase, giving the protein MAANGWWRRVSPGRAVVLDAVAALLVFGLLLAAAAMAARPSRHVLPTLDSLHPAAVVLAAASCGTLLLRRHRPWGALALSLVCGVLYALAGYTMNPLLMLPTVVALYTVAVSTDRRTAWGTAAGSVAVLVGAGIALGPETWLQPQNFSVLAWAGTAAAVGDAVRSRRAYIAAVEERAERAERTREEEAGRRVAEDRIRIARELHDVVAHHIALINAQAGVAVHLAGEIPAPVLAALEHIRDASHEALQELKATVGLLRASDESGVPLEPAPGVAQLPELLASFARAGLAVSLEQQGEVRPLPPAVDLTAFRIVQESLTNVSKHAGVPTARVQLFFGPEQLAIRVEDDGRTAPMRSSYLDQGQGHGLTGMGERAAVVGGTLSAGRDPWGGFRVAADLPLRPVARGAET
- a CDS encoding GOLPH3/VPS74 family protein; this translates as MGKSRRTIPEELLLLALDPATGTTAQPQTLDLGLAGAQLVELAMAGRIVPNGDRIAVVNPRPTGDPTLDHALELLRRRGSAVRAVHWIGGPRLGLRQTYLAHLERCEMVRAVPGQVCGVLPTTRYQASDDCTNSAIKERLDTAIRTGIPPDPRTAALAALAHAVGLGKHLYPGNEGRSSRSRLRDLIRYDPLGGMVAHAVMDVQNGLPAAQVRGGGAAPNRTAPRSAARPGALPGMVRTGVR
- a CDS encoding response regulator, whose translation is MTIRVLLADDQALLRGTFRMLIDSTPDMEAVGEAADGREAVELAGPLRADVLLMDIRMPGLDGLAATRLICADPELSGVRVLILTTFEFDEYVAEALRAGASGFLGKGMRPEELLEAIRTVAAGDSLLSPSATRTLITRFLAQPQRADATAGADPARLDVLTPRERDLMALVALGHSNDEIAERLLLSPLTVKTHVNRAMTKLGARDRAQLVVIAYQCGLVLPGAR
- a CDS encoding D-alanyl-D-alanine carboxypeptidase family protein, whose translation is MGESPDRAERNEDTRGSASAAEPTPTATRAETPSAETASAETAAPEPDGTAAEAAAPEADAAPEAEAVPEPDDDAAEEPAAEAADAAEDVDAGGAAAGGDAAGDAEPAADEADAADEAADAEDAPRGAVLELSGVGARGESEHAATLDEPTTALRVPYDPPTQTLRQFRGFRLDPDEVDDPAAEPEEPVEQSAPAAALNPAYLRAFDAVPIPAPEPAPEPALEPAPGPGVGQGVGPGAGPAPEGSPETTSEALELLATLSRRPMTPLRRAAKRTALWGGLLCVVLAVLAVVQVLRPLPTPQLRLTAASEYTFGGSAPALSWPTAGQSAVEVDGLGSLGQNGAETAVPIASVTKVMTAHLILKDHPLAVGQQGPVITVDQQAVTDYTNGTAGGESVMKVSANEQLTEYQALQMLLIPSANNVARLLGRWDAGTDAAFVAKMQAEATALGMSQTTYTDPSGLEDTTKSTAADQLKLAKVVMETPVFREIVSTQSFSPPENPLTYNTNKLLGANGVIGVKTGSDSAALGCLMWAAQVKIGGTTQTVLGVTLGQPALSSTFGILDNVMATSKKLLVSAEGVLQSHILVHQGEVVGYVDDGEGGRTPVVASKDVNVIGWSGTSVPVSLEATGGVLPRTGRAGDGVGELVVGTGVSAQRIPINLQSDLAEPSYGTRLTRLG
- a CDS encoding C40 family peptidase, coding for MGEDRFNMLPSSTHETNGRTGSTAGTGRHRAVKARRTTKQRLFAGVGLAGIVSLAVPMITANTASATAPAAAPASAPATAPAAVAAPTSASGTRAADTTTASYYTVLAGDWLSTIAADHDVNGGWQRLYALNRSVLTQGPDLIYPGERLALSGRTAATGATTSSDTVSGSANLDSSNSGSGSSYSAGSSNWSASDSSSSSSSDSTTSSTSAPAATTTTTSTSSSSSSTASSSGMAAAIAFAQAQVGDAYVYGGTGPNTWDCSGLTQAALAQAGISIPRTSEDQAAAATPVSMNALQPGDLLFWSTDGTAANAYHVAIYIGNGSYVEAANPSAGVKIDTISDYAPTFAGRF
- a CDS encoding SDR family oxidoreductase, which encodes MRIVIAGGHGQIALLLERLLADRGDSPVGLVRKPEQQEDVREAGAEPVHCNLETATVEELAAVLAGADAAVFAAGAGGKGGVGRTEEIDHLGAVRFADAAERAGVRRFVQLSSMGADREPAPDTDEGFAAYLRAKGAADAALVVRSGLDWTILRPGWLTDDPGTGRVLLAKRTGRGGVPRADVADVLAHLLHHPETAGLALELIGGDTPVLTAVQAAAVNRR